The Tissierellales bacterium genomic sequence AACTGGTCTAGCTGTAAGAGCTAAATAATTCTCGACATCCCCATCACTTCCTGTATATATTGCCTTTATCCCTCTATCATTCTTAGATGGTCCGAGTATTACAGCTCCAGCTCCATCCCCAAATAATACACAGGTATTTCTATCTTGCCAGTTTACAGCCTTACTCATAACCTCAGATCCGACAACAAGTATGTGCTTGTGTCTTCCCGATTCTATGAATTGTGTACCAACATCTATTCCAAATACCAGTCCACTACAAGCAGCACTAAGATCAAATGCAGTTGCATTTTTTGCCCCTAGTCTTTTTTGAAGCAAACATGCAGTCGATGGCATGAAATGATCTGGCGTAATAGTTGCAACTATTATGAGGTCCAATTCTTCTGGAGAAAGTTTTGAACTCTCAAGTGCTTTTATAGCTGCCTCATATGCTAAATCTGATGTATTTTCGCCAGTTGATACATGACGCGTTTCTATACCTGTACGGCTTTGAATCCATTCGTCATTTGTTTCGACAATTTTCTCTAAATCGAAATTGGTCACAATACGCTCTGGTCTATAACTGCCTGTGCCTAATATCGTCGCCTTAGTCATATTATGCCTCCTCTTCCATGAATACACCCATGCGTCTGAATTGATTATATCGTTCATTAAGCAATTCATCTTCATTTTTGGTCAATAATTCATCTAGTGATTCTTTGATACTTGTCTTTATATTTAGAGCAGTTTCACTGAAGTCCTTATGTGCTCCTCCTAGTGGCTCTGCTATAACATCTGATATTATGTGAAATTTTTTCAAGTCTCTTGCTGTAATCTTCATAAGCCCAGCTGCTTTGCTTGCCTGTGTACTGTCTTTCCAAAGTATACTTGCAAATCCCTCTGGTGATAAAACAGAGTAGATAGCATTTTCTAGCATGAATATCCTATCTCCAACTCCAAGTGCCAAAGCTCCACCACTACCGCCTTCACCTATTACTATGGCTATTATAGGTACTTTTATTCCTGCCATCTCCATCAGGTTTTTGGCTATAGCTTCGCCCTGACCTCTCTCTTCTGCACCAAGTCCACAATATGCACCGGGGGTATCTATGAAGCAGATTATAGGTCTTTTGAATTTTTCAGCTTGTTTCATAAGTCTAAGTGCTTTTCTGTATCCTTCTGGATGCATCATGCCAAAATTTCTAGATATATTTTCTTTTGTGTCTCTTCCTTTTTGCTGACCTATTACTGTGACAGGCATACCTTTAAATTTAGCAATTCCACCAACTACAGCAGAATCATCTCCAAAAAGTCTATCTCCATGAAGTTCTAAAAAATCATCAAATATGGCTTCTATATAATCCATAGTCGTAGGTCTTTGGGAATGTCTAGCAAGTTGAACTCTTTCCCATGCTGTCAAATTTTCATATATCTCTTTTTTCATTTTGGTCAACTTATAATTTAGCTCTGCAATCTCTTTAGATAAATTTACATCGTGATCTATAGAAAATTGAGCTAATTCATCTATTTTTGTTTCGAGGGCCAATATCATCTCTTCTTTTGAAGTTGTCATTTTTAGCACCCTCCTTTGTGTAAATCAAGTACTCTTGCAAGAGTATTCTTCATATCTGATCTGTGTACTATTCTATCTACAAAACCATGTTCTAGTAAGAATTCTGCTCTTTGGAATCCCTCTGGAAGTTTTTGTCTTATTGTTTGTTCTATAACTCTAGGTCCTGCAAATGCAATCAGAGCTTTTGGCTCTGCAAGTATTATATCTCCAAGCATCGCAAAACTTGCTGTAACTCCTCCAGTTGTTGGATCTGTAAGAACAGTAATTGTTAATAACCCTGCTTCGCTATGTCTCTTTATCGCAGCACTTGTCTTTGCCATTTGCATCAGGGAGAAAATCCCTTCTTGCATTCTCGCTCCTCCAGATGCTGTAAATATTATAACTGGAAGTTTCTTTTCTGTAGCAGTCTCTATGGTTCTAGTAAGTTTCTCTCCAACTACCGATCCCATACTTCCCATCATAAATTTGCTGTCCATTATTGCAATCATCGATTTGTTGCTACCAATACTTATTTCTCCACAAACTACTGCTTCATCTGAATCAGCCTTCTGTGCATTTTTCTCTATTTTAGTCTCATAATCTGGATAGTCTAATGGATTCAAACTTTTGATGTTTGAAAAATACTCTACAAAATCACCTTCACTACAAAGTTGATTTATTCTCTCTCTCGGTCCTATTCTCATATGCTTTTGACATTTAGGGCATACATGAGAGTTCTTTTTCAAATCCTCTATATAAACTACATCATCACAATCCGGACATTTAAGCCACGTTCCATCTGGTATAGCCGGTTGTTTGTTTACTTTAGCCTCTTCTGGCTTTGGTATAGTTACTTTAGCGTATTTTTTCTTTTTAAATATACTCATAATATCCGCCTAACCTTTCTGCATAGATGCTATCAAGCTAGTATCAAAGTTTCCCGATACAAATCTATGATCTGTAAGCAATTCTTTTTGAAATTCTATATTAGTTTCTATTCCCTGAACTATAAATTCATCTAATGCCCTCAACATTCTTGCTCTAGCTTCTTCTCTCGTGTCTGCATGAACTATGAGCTTTGCAAGCATTGAATCGTAAAGTGCTGGCACCTTGTATCCCTGATATATAGCACTATCTATTCTCACACCCAATCCTCCTGGAAGGTGAAGCCCTTCTATAAGTCCCGGACATGGTCTAAAATCTAGTGTAGGGTCTTCTGCATTTATTCTGCACTCTATAGCATGCCCTCTTTGCTCTATGTCATCTTGCTTTATATCAAGTACCTCTCCTGATGCTATTTTTAATTGTTGCTGTATCAAATCTATACCTGTTACCATCTCTGTTACAG encodes the following:
- a CDS encoding ketoacyl-ACP synthase III, which produces MTKATILGTGSYRPERIVTNFDLEKIVETNDEWIQSRTGIETRHVSTGENTSDLAYEAAIKALESSKLSPEELDLIIVATITPDHFMPSTACLLQKRLGAKNATAFDLSAACSGLVFGIDVGTQFIESGRHKHILVVGSEVMSKAVNWQDRNTCVLFGDGAGAVILGPSKNDRGIKAIYTGSDGDVENYLALTARPVDNFLNKEEEKKHYLTMDGQEIFKFAVRIMRKGLKEVVSRAGKTLDDVSYIVPHQANSRIIDLVATKMKFSSDKFYLNLKNVGNTSSASIGLALDELMHSGKLEHGQDIVLMGFGGGLTWGVIYIEY
- a CDS encoding acetyl-CoA carboxylase carboxyltransferase subunit alpha; the encoded protein is MTTSKEEMILALETKIDELAQFSIDHDVNLSKEIAELNYKLTKMKKEIYENLTAWERVQLARHSQRPTTMDYIEAIFDDFLELHGDRLFGDDSAVVGGIAKFKGMPVTVIGQQKGRDTKENISRNFGMMHPEGYRKALRLMKQAEKFKRPIICFIDTPGAYCGLGAEERGQGEAIAKNLMEMAGIKVPIIAIVIGEGGSGGALALGVGDRIFMLENAIYSVLSPEGFASILWKDSTQASKAAGLMKITARDLKKFHIISDVIAEPLGGAHKDFSETALNIKTSIKESLDELLTKNEDELLNERYNQFRRMGVFMEEEA
- the accD gene encoding acetyl-CoA carboxylase, carboxyltransferase subunit beta; this translates as MSIFKKKKYAKVTIPKPEEAKVNKQPAIPDGTWLKCPDCDDVVYIEDLKKNSHVCPKCQKHMRIGPRERINQLCSEGDFVEYFSNIKSLNPLDYPDYETKIEKNAQKADSDEAVVCGEISIGSNKSMIAIMDSKFMMGSMGSVVGEKLTRTIETATEKKLPVIIFTASGGARMQEGIFSLMQMAKTSAAIKRHSEAGLLTITVLTDPTTGGVTASFAMLGDIILAEPKALIAFAGPRVIEQTIRQKLPEGFQRAEFLLEHGFVDRIVHRSDMKNTLARVLDLHKGGC